In Carassius carassius chromosome 46, fCarCar2.1, whole genome shotgun sequence, the following proteins share a genomic window:
- the LOC132129538 gene encoding tumor necrosis factor receptor superfamily member 9-like produces MSKWKFSTYCAFASSQDHYIQNKMLAATGRLPRFLLIFSLVLNCTIGADTGCDDWSLNGSDVCCKRCKPGNRLVESCGRDPEHLCTPCEPDTYTTSHEFYCLRCTQCIGKQFTLKPCTISSDTVCGCKAGYRCGNDKCSFCVTECKEGEEPTEERSCRKCPEGKFNDKIHSMCKEWKKRFSSCPDGQTLVKGNVTSDSMCTYLEVFVTEPKPNKKTDLMDKKEPRKWLPVYIAVGMAGFAVLCIIVSVVAYVKAQNKTEKPKTDTPDQDHSESRIMVVEQEDCSFRHPEQEQGGSSESINTQDSESKLIV; encoded by the exons ATGAGCAAGTGGAAATTCTCAACCTATTGCGCGTTTGCTTCGAGCCAGGACCACTACATTCAAAACA AAATGTTGGCTGCTACCGGAAGACTCCCAAGGTTTTTGCTAATATTCAGTTTAGTACTGAACTGCACTATAGGTGCTGACACTGGCTGCGATGACTGGAGTCTTAATGGAAGTGATGTCTGCTGCAAGAGATGCAAGCCAG GGAACCGCTTGGTGGAGAGTTGTGGAAGAGACCCAGAACATCTTTGTACCCCCTGTGAACCTGACACTTACACAACCAGTCATGAATTCTACTGTTTGAGATGTACCCAGTGCATAG GTAAACAGTTTACGCTTAAACCTTGCACTATCAGCAGCGATACCGTATGTGGATGCAAGGCCGGATATCGGTGTGGAAATGACAAATGTTCTTTCTGTGTTACGGAATGCAAGGAGGGGGAGGAGCCAACCGAAGAAC GATCTTGCAGAAAATGTCCAGAGGGAAAATTCAACGATAAGATCCACAGTATGTGCAAAGAATGGAAAAAAAG ATTCTCTAGTTGTCCTGATGGACAGACTTTGGTCAAAGGAAATGTTACCAGCGACAGTATGTGCACATATTTAGAAG TTTTTGTTACAGAACCTAAACCtaacaaaaaaactgatttgatggataaaaaag AACCAAGAAAATGGCTTCCAGTTTACATTGCTGTAGGGATGGCAGGGTTTGCTGTCCTTTGTATCATAGTATCAGTGGTTGCATATGTAAaggcacaaaacaaaacagagaagCCAAAAACAGATACCCCTGACCAAG ACCACTCAGAGTCCAGGATAATGGTTGTTGAGCAAGAAGACTGTAGTTTCCGTCATCCTGAGCAGGAACAGGGTGGCAGCTCAGAGTCCATCAATACGCAAGACTCAGAGTCTAAACTCATAGTGTGA